In Flavobacterium okayamense, a single window of DNA contains:
- a CDS encoding MATE family efflux transporter, which translates to MNLSQYTKEFSYNIRLALPIITGMLGHTIVSIVDNIMVGKLGPAELAAVSLGNSFVFIAMSLGIGFSTAITPLVAEADGKKNIEEGRSAFHHGLYLCTILGVILFGIIYFSKPLISFMGQPEHVVTLAKPYLDIVAFSLIPLIMFQAYKQFADGMSETKYSMWATILGNITNVVLNYLFIYGIWIFPELGIVGAAVGTIASRFVMLGYMHYMMNKRKKFHPFFKGFSLQEIKREVNLKIIKLGTPSAMQMFFEVALFTGAIWLSGRLGTTSQAANQVALSLASFTFMFAMGLGVAAMIRVGNQKGLGDFHKLRLVAFSIFLLATILEIAFAIIFLVFHEQLPTIFVDLKDVANYTENLEVVTIAAQLLLVAAVFQISDGLQVVVLGALRGLQDVKIPMYITFVAYWVIGFPISIYLGIFTSLGATGIWIGLLAGLTAAAVFLFIRFNNETKKLINQVES; encoded by the coding sequence ATGAATTTATCACAATATACTAAGGAGTTCTCATATAATATTCGTTTAGCATTACCCATTATTACCGGAATGTTAGGACATACTATTGTGAGTATTGTCGATAATATTATGGTTGGTAAATTAGGTCCAGCTGAATTAGCTGCGGTTTCACTAGGAAACAGTTTTGTGTTTATTGCCATGTCATTAGGGATTGGTTTTTCAACTGCAATTACGCCTTTAGTTGCTGAAGCCGATGGAAAGAAAAATATAGAAGAGGGTAGAAGTGCCTTTCATCATGGGTTGTATTTGTGTACCATTCTTGGGGTAATTTTATTCGGAATTATCTATTTTTCAAAGCCTTTAATTTCGTTCATGGGACAACCTGAACACGTAGTAACTTTAGCTAAGCCTTATTTAGATATTGTTGCTTTTTCATTGATTCCATTGATAATGTTTCAAGCTTACAAACAATTTGCAGATGGTATGAGTGAAACTAAATATTCAATGTGGGCTACCATTCTTGGAAATATTACTAATGTTGTCTTAAATTATTTATTCATTTACGGAATTTGGATTTTCCCAGAATTAGGAATTGTTGGAGCAGCCGTAGGAACTATTGCTTCTCGTTTTGTAATGCTAGGTTATATGCATTATATGATGAACAAACGCAAGAAGTTTCATCCATTTTTCAAAGGGTTTTCATTGCAAGAAATTAAACGTGAAGTCAATTTAAAAATCATCAAGTTAGGAACGCCATCGGCGATGCAAATGTTTTTTGAAGTAGCTTTGTTTACGGGTGCGATTTGGCTTTCAGGGCGATTAGGAACAACTAGTCAAGCGGCAAATCAAGTAGCATTAAGTTTGGCATCGTTTACCTTTATGTTTGCTATGGGTTTAGGTGTTGCAGCTATGATTCGTGTTGGAAACCAAAAAGGTTTAGGAGATTTTCATAAACTTCGTTTAGTTGCATTTTCAATTTTTTTATTGGCGACTATTTTGGAAATAGCATTTGCCATAATCTTTCTTGTTTTCCACGAACAATTGCCAACCATCTTTGTCGATTTAAAAGATGTTGCGAATTATACCGAAAACTTAGAAGTAGTTACTATAGCAGCGCAATTATTATTAGTGGCAGCAGTATTCCAAATTTCTGATGGTTTACAAGTTGTAGTTTTAGGCGCTTTGCGCGGATTGCAAGATGTGAAAATCCCGATGTATATTACATTTGTAGCGTATTGGGTAATAGGTTTTCCTATTTCAATTTACTTAGGAATTTTCACCAGTTTAGGTGCAACTGGAATTTGGATTGGATTACTTGCTGGTTTAACAGCTGCTGCCGTATTTTTATTTATCCGATTTAATAACGAAACGAAGAAGTTAATTAATCAAGTCGAAAGTTAA
- a CDS encoding sigma-54-dependent transcriptional regulator, with the protein MPKILVIEDEAAIRRVLTKILSEESDTYEVEEAEDGLQGVEKIKNEDYDLVLCDIKMPKMDGVEVLEAVKKIKPEVPMVMISGHGDLETAVNTMRLGAYDYISKPPDLNRLLNTVRNALDRKQLVVENKILKKKVSKNYEMIGNSDAINHIREMIDKVAPTDARVLITGPNGTGKELVAHQLHEKSNRSGKPIVEVNCAAIPSELIESELFGHIKGAFTSAVKDRAGKFEAANGGTIFLDEIGDMSLPAQAKVLRALQENLIQRVGADKDIKVDVRVVAATNKDLKKEIEEGRFREDLYHRLAVILIKVPALNDRRDDIPELVEHFTQKIASENGTAIKDFSEKAIKLLQEYDWTGNIRELRNVVERLIILGGNEISENDVKLFASK; encoded by the coding sequence ATGCCAAAAATATTAGTAATAGAAGATGAGGCGGCAATTCGCCGTGTTTTAACAAAAATTTTATCGGAAGAAAGCGATACGTATGAAGTTGAAGAAGCTGAAGATGGTTTGCAAGGTGTCGAAAAAATTAAAAATGAAGATTACGATTTAGTACTTTGTGATATTAAAATGCCAAAAATGGATGGCGTTGAAGTATTAGAAGCTGTTAAAAAAATAAAGCCTGAAGTGCCAATGGTTATGATTTCTGGTCATGGCGATTTAGAAACTGCGGTTAATACAATGCGCTTAGGAGCTTACGATTATATTTCAAAACCACCCGATTTAAACCGATTATTGAATACCGTTCGAAATGCTTTAGACAGAAAGCAATTAGTTGTTGAAAACAAAATTCTAAAGAAAAAAGTTTCCAAGAACTATGAAATGATTGGTAACAGTGATGCAATTAATCACATTCGTGAAATGATTGATAAAGTGGCACCAACAGATGCTCGTGTGTTAATTACTGGACCAAATGGTACTGGTAAAGAATTGGTAGCGCATCAGTTGCATGAAAAAAGTAATCGTTCAGGCAAACCAATTGTTGAGGTAAATTGTGCTGCTATTCCTTCTGAATTAATTGAAAGTGAATTATTCGGACATATAAAAGGCGCTTTTACATCAGCTGTTAAAGATAGAGCAGGTAAGTTTGAAGCAGCAAATGGAGGAACTATTTTCTTAGATGAAATTGGTGATATGAGTTTACCAGCACAAGCAAAAGTATTACGTGCTTTGCAAGAAAATTTGATCCAACGTGTTGGAGCCGATAAAGATATTAAAGTCGATGTTCGTGTAGTTGCAGCTACTAATAAAGATTTAAAAAAGGAAATTGAAGAAGGTCGTTTCCGCGAAGATTTATACCATCGTTTAGCCGTAATTTTAATCAAAGTACCGGCTTTAAATGACAGAAGAGACGATATTCCAGAGTTAGTGGAGCATTTTACACAAAAGATAGCTAGTGAAAATGGAACTGCAATTAAAGACTTTTCTGAAAAAGCGATTAAACTATTACAAGAATACGATTGGACTGGAAATATTCGCGAACTTAGAAATGTAGTGGAACGCTTAATTATTTTAGGTGGAAATGAGATTTCAGAAAACGATGTAAAATTATTTGCAAGTAAATAA
- a CDS encoding VWA domain-containing protein, whose product MKNLKIFSLGIAMLFAFLSFKTVNHSFTCKNELKTITGIVSDELGPIAGVSVIIKATKTATTTDFDGKYTIKAKVGDILEFKYAGYRENRKVGKSNVINVKFSTLNQEEVVVTSMGIKRKVNAITSSNQVVKSEDITQAANPNVVQSLSGKVSGLTINTTNNGVNASTRIVLRGNRSISNSNKPLIVIDNVIADANTLQALPPEIIEYTNIVKGAQGAALYGEQGVNGAIIVVTKTGLPKEEKDKISKIIKEINQPTSSIVPDQEDYEVFVENEFESPKQSPLSTFSIDVDNASYTNIRRFINNGQKVPKDAVRVEEMVNFFKYNYTQPRDKHPFAIHTEYSDCPWNENHKLLKIGLQGKDIPMDHLPNSNFVFLIDVSGSMSAQNKLPLLKESMKVLVNQMRKEDKVAIVVYAGAAGLVLPPTSGDKKETIINAFDNLQAGGSTAGGAGIQLAYKIAQENFIKGGNNRVILATDGDFNVGASSDNDMERLIEEKRKSGVFLTCLGYGMGNYKDSKMETLANKGNGNYAYIDNIQEANRFLGKEFKGNMFAIAKDVKIQIEFNPKHVQSYRLIGYENRKLRPEDFKNDAIDAGELGSGHTVTALYEIIPVGVKSDYLKEVDGLKYSNVSNNHNFSNELATIKFRYKKPDGEKSTEMVETIKNETIALAKSSDDFKFSSSVAWFGLKLRDSKLISNKSISDIKNLAKQGKSNDAEGYRSEFIRLVDAIN is encoded by the coding sequence ATGAAAAATTTAAAAATCTTTTCATTAGGGATTGCTATGCTTTTTGCGTTCCTAAGCTTCAAGACAGTAAATCATTCATTTACATGTAAAAACGAGTTAAAAACCATTACAGGAATCGTTTCAGACGAACTAGGACCAATTGCTGGTGTAAGTGTTATTATAAAAGCTACAAAAACTGCAACTACAACAGATTTTGATGGAAAATATACAATAAAAGCTAAAGTTGGTGATATACTTGAGTTTAAGTATGCAGGTTATCGAGAAAATAGAAAAGTGGGTAAATCTAATGTAATAAATGTAAAATTTTCTACTTTAAATCAAGAAGAAGTTGTGGTTACATCTATGGGGATAAAACGTAAAGTAAATGCGATAACTTCCAGTAATCAAGTAGTTAAATCTGAAGACATTACACAAGCTGCAAATCCAAATGTTGTTCAATCACTTTCAGGAAAAGTTTCCGGTTTAACAATTAATACTACAAACAATGGCGTAAATGCTAGTACTCGTATAGTTTTAAGAGGAAACAGATCTATTAGTAATAGTAATAAACCTCTTATCGTTATTGACAATGTAATTGCTGATGCAAATACACTTCAAGCTTTACCTCCAGAAATAATTGAATATACTAATATAGTAAAAGGAGCTCAAGGGGCAGCTTTATATGGTGAGCAAGGTGTAAATGGAGCAATTATTGTTGTCACAAAAACAGGATTACCTAAAGAAGAAAAAGATAAAATTTCAAAAATCATTAAAGAAATTAATCAACCAACAAGTAGCATAGTTCCTGATCAAGAAGATTACGAAGTGTTTGTTGAAAACGAATTTGAAAGTCCGAAACAATCACCACTTTCAACATTTTCAATAGATGTTGATAATGCTTCTTATACCAACATTCGTAGATTTATTAACAATGGACAAAAAGTTCCTAAAGATGCAGTTAGAGTGGAAGAAATGGTTAACTTTTTTAAGTATAATTATACACAACCAAGAGACAAACATCCGTTTGCCATTCACACAGAATATAGCGATTGTCCTTGGAATGAAAACCACAAATTATTAAAAATTGGATTACAAGGAAAAGATATTCCAATGGATCATTTACCAAATTCCAACTTTGTTTTCTTAATTGATGTTTCGGGTTCCATGAGTGCACAAAATAAGTTACCATTATTGAAGGAATCGATGAAGGTTTTGGTCAATCAAATGCGAAAAGAAGATAAAGTTGCTATTGTAGTTTACGCAGGTGCTGCTGGTTTAGTCTTGCCTCCTACTTCTGGGGACAAAAAAGAAACAATAATAAACGCATTCGACAATTTACAAGCTGGTGGTAGTACAGCTGGTGGTGCAGGAATTCAATTAGCTTACAAAATTGCTCAAGAAAATTTTATTAAAGGTGGAAATAATCGTGTGATTTTAGCAACTGATGGTGATTTTAATGTTGGTGCTTCTTCGGATAACGATATGGAGCGTTTGATTGAAGAAAAACGTAAAAGTGGTGTTTTCTTAACGTGTTTAGGTTATGGAATGGGTAATTACAAAGACAGTAAAATGGAAACTTTGGCAAATAAAGGAAACGGAAACTATGCTTATATTGATAATATTCAAGAAGCCAATCGATTTTTAGGAAAAGAATTTAAAGGTAACATGTTTGCGATTGCTAAAGATGTAAAAATTCAAATTGAGTTTAATCCGAAACACGTTCAAAGCTATCGTTTAATTGGTTACGAAAACCGAAAATTGCGCCCAGAAGATTTTAAAAACGATGCTATTGATGCTGGCGAATTAGGAAGTGGCCATACGGTTACAGCACTTTACGAAATCATTCCAGTTGGTGTAAAAAGTGACTATTTAAAAGAAGTTGATGGATTGAAATATTCGAATGTTTCCAACAATCATAATTTTTCAAATGAGTTAGCAACAATAAAATTCCGATACAAAAAACCAGATGGTGAAAAAAGTACAGAAATGGTTGAAACTATCAAAAATGAAACTATTGCTTTAGCTAAAAGTTCTGATGATTTCAAGTTTAGTTCATCTGTTGCTTGGTTTGGGTTGAAATTACGCGATTCGAAATTGATTAGTAATAAATCGATTTCTGATATTAAAAATTTAGCAAAACAAGGAAAATCAAATGATGCAGAAGGTTATCGTTCAGAGTTTATTCGATTGGTTGATGCAATTAATTAG
- a CDS encoding phospholipid scramblase-related protein: protein MNSILNKNLFLIKEHIGMFKAANNFDVLNPENGVLMMTCREPNLGFFTKLFRFTDYKRMTPFDIIISDNQNKKIISIKRGTTFFRSDVEVFDENEKLIGLFKQKFFSFGGRFEIFDPQGKSLATLQGKWTGWEFKFLKDNNEIALVSKKWAGLGKEFFTSADNYVLKINETVPENDPLRALILAAVMCIDMVFKE from the coding sequence ATGAATTCTATTCTGAACAAGAATCTTTTTTTAATAAAGGAACACATTGGAATGTTTAAAGCAGCCAATAACTTTGATGTTTTAAATCCAGAAAACGGAGTTTTAATGATGACTTGTAGAGAACCAAATTTAGGTTTCTTTACTAAACTTTTCCGTTTTACAGATTATAAACGAATGACGCCTTTCGACATTATAATATCTGACAATCAAAACAAAAAAATAATTTCAATTAAAAGAGGAACTACATTTTTTCGATCAGATGTTGAAGTTTTTGATGAAAATGAGAAATTAATAGGACTTTTTAAGCAAAAGTTTTTCTCTTTTGGTGGAAGATTCGAAATTTTTGATCCACAAGGAAAATCATTGGCAACTCTACAAGGAAAATGGACTGGTTGGGAATTCAAATTTTTAAAGGACAATAATGAAATTGCTTTGGTTTCTAAAAAATGGGCTGGACTTGGAAAAGAATTTTTTACAAGTGCTGACAACTATGTTTTAAAAATCAATGAAACTGTTCCTGAAAATGATCCTTTAAGAGCTCTAATATTAGCAGCAGTAATGTGTATCGATATGGTGTTTAAAGAATAA
- a CDS encoding DEAD/DEAH box helicase, with amino-acid sequence MNLKKINTNLQKALIENGLTEANELQKETFSPIKSGADIVIQSPKGTGKTTALALNIIHKLKEPLEESPRALIMVEDKQQVLEFKELFDRLNKYNQLRVYITHDKSDIDEDKNQISVGIDVLIGTPNRLNEMFSGAGFNVNRLQVIAFDDFDVLLRNRYESVILRLLMSMEKGQRIFFCSQITERVESVALNDEEREPIFLETE; translated from the coding sequence ATGAATTTAAAAAAAATAAATACAAATCTTCAAAAAGCTTTAATCGAAAACGGATTAACCGAAGCTAATGAATTACAAAAAGAAACTTTTTCACCTATAAAAAGCGGAGCCGATATAGTAATTCAAAGTCCTAAAGGTACTGGTAAAACAACAGCTTTAGCTTTAAATATTATACATAAGTTGAAAGAACCACTTGAAGAATCGCCAAGAGCTTTAATCATGGTGGAAGACAAGCAACAGGTTTTAGAGTTTAAGGAGCTTTTTGATAGATTAAATAAATACAATCAATTAAGGGTTTATATTACACACGATAAAAGTGATATAGATGAAGATAAAAATCAAATTTCAGTTGGAATCGATGTTTTAATTGGTACGCCAAATCGCTTAAACGAAATGTTTTCTGGCGCTGGTTTCAATGTAAATCGTTTGCAAGTAATAGCTTTTGACGATTTTGATGTTTTATTGAGAAATCGTTATGAATCAGTAATCTTAAGATTATTAATGAGTATGGAAAAAGGGCAACGAATATTTTTTTGTTCGCAAATAACAGAAAGAGTAGAATCAGTTGCCTTAAACGATGAAGAGCGCGAACCTATATTTTTAGAAACAGAATAA
- a CDS encoding RNA polymerase sigma factor — protein sequence MDEKIIQACKKQRRDAQRQLYELMAPKLYYLCKRYLKKEEEIEEVLADSFFIIFTKIDQLKEVKAFEGWAKKIVVNQCLAQLKKNLNFNLYLDDVSYANQPLADEMTDLEEEDLLNLVKYIPEGCRTIFSLFVIEGYSHKEIADQLNITEGTSKSQLNAAKSKLKELVTTYYYQKAK from the coding sequence ATGGATGAAAAAATAATACAAGCTTGTAAAAAACAACGTCGTGATGCGCAACGGCAACTTTATGAGTTAATGGCGCCTAAGTTGTACTATTTGTGTAAACGTTATTTGAAAAAAGAGGAAGAAATTGAAGAAGTGTTGGCCGATTCATTCTTTATCATTTTTACAAAAATAGACCAATTAAAAGAAGTAAAAGCCTTTGAAGGTTGGGCAAAGAAAATTGTGGTGAATCAATGTTTAGCACAATTAAAAAAGAATCTCAACTTCAATTTGTATTTAGATGATGTTTCGTATGCCAATCAACCTTTAGCAGATGAAATGACTGATTTGGAAGAAGAAGATTTACTCAATTTGGTAAAATATATTCCCGAAGGCTGCCGAACAATTTTCAGCTTGTTTGTAATTGAAGGTTATAGTCACAAAGAAATTGCAGATCAACTCAACATTACTGAAGGAACATCAAAATCACAATTGAATGCCGCCAAAAGTAAATTGAAAGAATTAGTCACCACTTACTATTATCAAAAAGCGAAGTAA
- a CDS encoding PPK2 family polyphosphate kinase — protein sequence MKNIECLSLKVTSPIKLKDRPTYINVETSEKKKEKELQKIREKLSKLQDKMYAHNKYGVLICLQGMDTAGKDSLIREVFKEFNARGVVVHSFKTPNSTELEHDYLWRHYLALPEKGKFSVFNRTHYENVLITRVHPEYILNERIPHINSVEDIDEAFWDNRFESINNFEKHIASNGVIVLKFYLHLSKEEQRQRLLRRLEEEKHNWKFSPGDLAERELWDKYLVCYEDAINRTSKEHAPWYVVPADNKETCRYLVAKTILEELQKYTDIKEPELDEEIKDNIKFYHDKLSSEN from the coding sequence ATGAAAAATATTGAATGTTTGTCTTTAAAAGTTACTTCGCCCATAAAATTAAAAGATAGACCAACTTACATTAACGTTGAAACATCGGAAAAAAAGAAAGAAAAAGAATTGCAAAAAATTCGTGAAAAGTTAAGCAAGCTACAAGATAAAATGTATGCGCACAACAAATATGGCGTACTAATTTGCTTGCAAGGAATGGATACTGCTGGAAAAGATAGTTTAATTCGTGAAGTTTTTAAGGAATTCAATGCACGTGGAGTTGTGGTTCATAGTTTTAAAACGCCAAATTCTACCGAATTAGAACATGATTATTTATGGCGCCATTATTTGGCTTTGCCTGAAAAAGGAAAGTTTTCGGTTTTCAATCGAACACACTATGAAAATGTTTTAATTACACGCGTGCATCCTGAATATATTTTAAATGAACGAATTCCTCATATTAATTCAGTGGAAGATATTGATGAAGCTTTTTGGGACAATCGTTTTGAGAGTATCAATAATTTTGAAAAACATATTGCCTCAAATGGCGTAATCGTGTTGAAATTTTATTTGCATTTAAGCAAAGAAGAACAGCGCCAACGTTTGTTAAGACGATTAGAAGAAGAAAAACACAACTGGAAATTTTCGCCAGGTGATTTGGCAGAAAGAGAACTATGGGACAAATACCTAGTTTGTTATGAAGATGCCATCAATCGAACTTCAAAAGAACATGCGCCTTGGTATGTGGTTCCAGCTGATAATAAAGAAACGTGTCGTTATTTAGTTGCGAAAACCATTTTAGAAGAACTTCAAAAATATACCGATATTAAAGAACCAGAATTAGACGAAGAAATTAAAGATAACATTAAGTTTTATCACGATAAATTGTCTTCTGAAAATTAA
- a CDS encoding YceI family protein encodes MKKVAIMAFAISIFAVSCKKEEKVETPVEEAVVETGLKIISDSTKVNWTAYKTTDKVAVGGSFTEIELKDTKHGETPQQVLEGARFSIPVSSLFTNNPERDAKLKEFFFMIMKDPDFLAGEIHSKEGNTTLLLTLNGITKEVAVETTFENNKFTVNGTLNLEDFGAQDAVASLNKVCFDLHKGPDGVSKTWSEVAISGSVVFE; translated from the coding sequence ATGAAAAAAGTTGCTATAATGGCTTTTGCAATCTCAATTTTTGCAGTAAGTTGTAAAAAAGAAGAAAAAGTGGAAACTCCTGTTGAAGAAGCAGTTGTTGAAACTGGTTTAAAAATTATTTCAGATTCTACAAAAGTAAATTGGACAGCTTATAAAACTACAGACAAAGTAGCTGTGGGCGGTAGTTTTACTGAAATTGAATTAAAAGACACAAAACATGGCGAAACACCACAGCAAGTTTTAGAAGGCGCTCGTTTTTCAATTCCTGTAAGTTCATTATTTACAAATAATCCAGAACGAGATGCTAAGCTTAAAGAATTTTTCTTTATGATTATGAAAGATCCTGATTTTTTAGCTGGTGAAATTCATTCTAAAGAAGGAAATACAACATTATTACTAACATTAAATGGAATCACTAAAGAAGTAGCCGTTGAGACTACTTTTGAAAACAATAAATTCACAGTAAATGGAACGCTAAATCTTGAAGATTTTGGAGCTCAAGATGCAGTTGCCTCACTTAACAAAGTTTGTTTTGACTTACACAAAGGTCCAGATGGAGTGAGCAAAACTTGGAGCGAAGTTGCTATTTCAGGTTCTGTTGTTTTTGAATAA
- a CDS encoding ABC-F family ATP-binding cassette domain-containing protein, with protein MITVNDIAVEFGGTTLFSEVTFAINENDKIALMGKNGAGKSTLLKIVAGVNKPTRGAISAPKEAVIAYLPQHLLTEDKLTVFDETAKAFEEVFKMKAEIDAINDELTVRTDYESDAYMKLIERVSELSEKFYAIEEVNYEAEVEKVLKGLGFEREDFTRKTSEFSGGWRMRIELAKILLKKPDLILLDEPTNHLDMDSIQWLEDFLVNQAKAVMVISHDRAFVDNITNRTIEVTMGRIYDYKAKYSDYLELRKDRRAHQQKAYDEQQKFIAENQAFIERFRGTFSKTEQVQSRVRMLEKLVLVEVDEVDTSALRLKFPPSPRSGQYPVVVEELSKKYGEHVVFNNANMVIERGQKVAFVGKNGEGKSTMIKAIMGEIDYDGGKMEVGHNAQIGYFAQNQAALLDGELSVFETIDRIAVGDIRSKIKDMLGAFMFSGDDIQKKVKVLSGGERTRLAMIKLLLEPVNVLILDEPTNHLDMKTKDIIKDALRDFDGTLILVSHDRDFLDGLVTKVFEFGNKRVREHFEDIKGFLEHKKMENLKEIEK; from the coding sequence ATGATTACAGTTAACGACATTGCAGTTGAATTTGGCGGAACTACTTTATTTAGTGAAGTAACTTTTGCTATAAATGAAAATGATAAAATTGCCCTTATGGGTAAAAATGGTGCAGGAAAATCAACCTTGTTAAAAATTGTTGCAGGTGTAAATAAACCTACAAGAGGAGCAATTTCGGCTCCAAAAGAAGCGGTAATTGCTTATTTGCCTCAACATTTATTAACAGAAGATAAATTAACTGTTTTCGATGAAACAGCTAAAGCATTTGAAGAAGTTTTTAAAATGAAAGCAGAAATCGATGCAATTAATGATGAATTAACGGTTCGTACAGATTATGAAAGCGATGCGTATATGAAGTTAATTGAACGCGTTTCTGAACTTTCTGAGAAATTCTATGCGATTGAAGAAGTAAATTACGAAGCAGAAGTAGAAAAAGTATTAAAAGGTTTAGGTTTTGAACGTGAAGATTTTACTCGAAAAACTTCTGAATTTTCAGGAGGTTGGAGAATGCGAATTGAATTGGCAAAAATCTTATTAAAGAAACCCGATTTAATTCTTTTGGATGAGCCAACGAATCACTTGGATATGGATAGTATTCAGTGGTTAGAAGATTTCTTGGTAAACCAAGCAAAAGCCGTAATGGTAATTTCGCACGATAGAGCATTTGTCGATAATATTACAAATCGTACAATTGAAGTTACGATGGGTAGAATTTACGATTACAAAGCAAAATATTCTGATTATTTAGAATTACGTAAAGATAGAAGAGCGCACCAACAAAAAGCGTATGACGAACAACAAAAGTTTATTGCCGAAAATCAAGCTTTTATTGAGCGTTTTAGAGGAACTTTTTCTAAAACAGAACAAGTGCAATCACGTGTTCGTATGCTTGAAAAATTAGTTCTAGTAGAAGTTGACGAAGTCGATACTTCTGCTTTACGATTGAAATTTCCACCTTCACCACGAAGCGGACAATATCCTGTTGTAGTGGAAGAATTATCAAAAAAGTATGGAGAACATGTGGTTTTCAACAATGCAAATATGGTTATTGAACGCGGACAAAAAGTTGCTTTCGTTGGAAAAAACGGTGAAGGAAAATCAACGATGATTAAAGCCATTATGGGTGAAATTGATTACGATGGCGGAAAAATGGAAGTAGGTCATAATGCACAAATTGGCTATTTCGCACAAAATCAAGCGGCTTTATTAGATGGCGAATTATCAGTTTTTGAAACGATTGATAGAATTGCTGTTGGAGATATTCGTTCTAAGATTAAAGATATGTTAGGCGCATTCATGTTCAGTGGCGATGATATTCAAAAGAAAGTGAAAGTGCTTTCTGGAGGTGAAAGAACACGTTTGGCCATGATTAAATTATTATTAGAACCGGTTAATGTTTTAATTCTCGATGAGCCCACGAATCACTTAGACATGAAAACGAAAGATATAATCAAAGATGCATTACGCGATTTTGATGGGACTTTGATTTTAGTTTCTCACGATCGTGATTTCTTGGATGGATTGGTTACTAAAGTTTTCGAATTTGGTAACAAACGTGTTCGTGAACATTTTGAAGATATTAAAGGGTTCTTAGAACACAAAAAAATGGAAAACTTAAAAGAGATTGAGAAGTAG
- a CDS encoding heme-binding domain-containing protein, translating to MKKIFKILALAFIVIQFFQIDKTNPPVDENQDFLKIHNPSPELAAKIKASCYDCHSNESSYPWYTNIQPVGWWVKNHIEEGKHHLNFSEFGTYSAKRQSHKMEECYELIEEDEMPLKSYTIAHKDAILDDATKEQLIAYFKEMESKLKE from the coding sequence ATGAAAAAAATATTTAAAATTTTAGCTTTAGCTTTTATCGTAATTCAATTTTTCCAAATTGATAAAACCAATCCGCCAGTTGATGAAAATCAAGATTTTTTAAAAATACATAATCCATCTCCAGAATTAGCAGCTAAAATTAAAGCTTCGTGTTATGACTGTCATTCTAATGAGAGTAGCTATCCTTGGTATACAAATATTCAGCCTGTAGGGTGGTGGGTTAAAAATCATATTGAAGAAGGAAAGCATCATTTAAATTTTTCTGAATTTGGTACATACTCTGCCAAAAGACAATCTCATAAAATGGAAGAATGTTACGAATTAATTGAAGAAGATGAAATGCCTTTAAAAAGTTATACTATCGCTCATAAAGATGCTATTTTAGATGACGCAACTAAGGAACAATTGATTGCATATTTTAAAGAAATGGAGAGCAAGTTGAAAGAATAA
- a CDS encoding DUF2007 domain-containing protein translates to MEEVKIFSGTEIEAMAFEQQLLDRGVEPIKKNGFESARLAGFGNLDATVELYVTEQDYEKIKDLVE, encoded by the coding sequence ATGGAAGAAGTTAAAATATTTTCAGGAACTGAAATAGAAGCAATGGCTTTTGAACAACAATTATTAGACAGAGGTGTTGAGCCAATTAAGAAAAATGGATTTGAATCGGCTCGTTTGGCTGGTTTTGGAAACTTAGACGCTACTGTAGAACTATATGTAACAGAACAAGATTACGAAAAAATTAAAGATTTAGTAGAATAA